The Bacillus sp. Bos-x628 genome segment CGGGTTTCCAATGCCGATTAGTGCAATATCAACATTTCTTCCTTCTTCTAGCACAGCTTCAATGTCCTGCATCGCCATGAGGCGTTCCTTTAATTCTTCTGTTTCTAAAATTGCAGGCGCATATAAATAGGAGCACGTACCATTCATTTTCTTTGCTAGCTCATATGCAAGCTGATTGGCATGAATGTCCACTGCCTGCCTGCCCATTCCACCTTCTAAAGGAATCACTTTGACATTGTTTCTTCGCTCGAATGGATATTCTTTCACAAGCTCTGCAAGCGTTGTTCCCCAGGAGATGCCAATTTTCTCAGCTCCTTTCATATTTTTGGACAGGTAATATGCCCCCGCCTGACCTACTGCCCGTTTCACCATTTCAGACATTGTTCCGACACTTGGAACAACGACAGCGTCTGTGAGCTGAAAGGTCGTTTCGAGTTGTTTTTCAAGCTCAACCGTATGAATACTTTCGTCCTTAATATACACTTCAACGATTCCAACATCCTTCGCTTTTTGAAGAAGCTTTGAAATAACCGGTCTTGAAACATTCAGCTTTTTCGCAATTTCCTGCTGCGTCCATCCGTCCGTATAATAAAGATGAGCAACCTTGACGAGCTGTCGTCTTTCTTCCCAATTCAGCATGTGACATCATCCTTTTAATATACTATGATTATCAGTATACCAAACATTCGTTTCTAATTGGAACAATTGCTATGAAAATGACAAAAAGAGCGTTGATCTCTCCGCTCTTTTTATTCGATATATTTCAGCTGATAGGTTCTCCCGCCATCTAACAGCAAAAACCTGTCTGGGCAAATACTTCCTTGCAAGATGTGTACAGCGGTTGTTTGATCTGCTTGATTCACCAAAATATCAATCTTGTCACAAGTATCAATCACTTGTCTCATCATGAAATGTGTGTATAACAACGTGTGCATCTGCCCGGTCTAA includes the following:
- a CDS encoding sugar-binding transcriptional regulator, whose amino-acid sequence is MLNWEERRQLVKVAHLYYTDGWTQQEIAKKLNVSRPVISKLLQKAKDVGIVEVYIKDESIHTVELEKQLETTFQLTDAVVVPSVGTMSEMVKRAVGQAGAYYLSKNMKGAEKIGISWGTTLAELVKEYPFERRNNVKVIPLEGGMGRQAVDIHANQLAYELAKKMNGTCSYLYAPAILETEELKERLMAMQDIEAVLEEGRNVDIALIGIGNPHKGSTLKTVGYLKEEDLSGLRQSGAVGDIGFRFFDGKGRPVHDELNQKVIGLSLEQLKSVKKVIAVVEGTHKAESILGALNGGFIQVLVTDELTAAAILKEASVQ